The Desulfoscipio gibsoniae DSM 7213 genome contains a region encoding:
- a CDS encoding HEAT repeat domain-containing protein, whose protein sequence is MSNDYESLFIEAIKSYNDDRAFLHSMQEFYRNKYPGTCAGEGTHQWLFDNTINLLNEALKLNPGSWQVYLLLSKALKDKSYLGEGCWDDKLLSQSAEYYQRYLELTTSEIAVSIDSSSDSNMVFSSLERYFQKLINETANKTAEQKINSLYLLSNYLNFSEEKYKGIVENFLVKTLKDENDKVREHSAKLIVDHCKLSNEIEEKLIELLYFKDNPKTKTNVVWILGKLSSKQSLEHIHKICEKTTDIEFLQIAATALGRIGNHRSVELLISLANKGNNMLTKRSLWSLGQLKASKALETILKYTRHESHRIFGEAFNALFKIGTSNLLEVPPNVVNSISYIDNNIIKLIKSKPCLGATRFSISWVLLPNKDIAITFSDGHILGYALFTITNDVKLPVKLIVEQV, encoded by the coding sequence ATGAGTAACGACTATGAATCATTATTCATTGAAGCAATAAAATCATATAATGATGACCGTGCCTTTTTACACTCAATGCAAGAATTTTACCGTAATAAATATCCCGGTACTTGTGCTGGTGAAGGTACACATCAATGGTTATTCGACAATACAATTAATTTACTAAATGAGGCATTAAAGCTTAATCCGGGTAGTTGGCAAGTGTATCTTTTACTTTCAAAAGCTTTGAAAGATAAAAGTTATCTTGGTGAAGGTTGTTGGGATGATAAGTTATTATCCCAATCTGCTGAATATTATCAAAGGTATCTTGAACTTACTACAAGCGAAATTGCCGTTAGTATAGATTCATCTTCAGATTCGAACATGGTATTTTCGTCATTAGAAAGATATTTTCAGAAGTTGATAAATGAAACAGCAAATAAAACTGCTGAACAAAAAATTAACTCTTTATACTTACTCTCAAATTACTTAAATTTCTCGGAAGAAAAATACAAAGGCATAGTCGAGAATTTCTTGGTTAAAACATTGAAAGATGAAAATGATAAGGTCAGAGAACATTCTGCTAAATTAATAGTAGATCACTGTAAATTATCTAATGAAATAGAGGAAAAATTAATTGAATTACTTTACTTTAAAGATAACCCTAAAACTAAAACTAATGTTGTTTGGATTTTAGGGAAACTTAGTTCTAAACAATCTTTGGAGCATATCCATAAAATTTGTGAAAAAACTACTGATATTGAGTTTCTTCAAATTGCGGCAACTGCGCTAGGACGTATCGGAAATCATAGATCTGTTGAACTCCTAATTTCACTAGCAAATAAAGGTAATAATATGCTGACTAAACGTTCACTCTGGTCTTTAGGTCAACTTAAAGCAAGTAAAGCTCTTGAAACCATTCTTAAATATACAAGACATGAAAGTCATAGGATATTCGGTGAAGCTTTTAATGCACTGTTCAAAATTGGTACCTCTAACTTACTAGAAGTTCCACCTAATGTAGTAAATTCAATTAGCTATATTGATAATAATATTATTAAACTAATAAAATCTAAACCATGTCTAGGGGCAACCCGTTTCTCAATTAGCTGGGTATTACTTCCTAATAAGGATATAGCAATCACATTCTCAGATGGCCATATCCTAGGATATGCTCTATTTACAATAACAAACGACGTAAAATTACCAGTGAAGCTAATTGTAGAACAAGTATAA
- a CDS encoding restriction endonuclease subunit S, which yields MIARHGSSGNAVMVPNSINEANTLNIVIIRTDIKRVNSIFAVYIINSYTVKNQVLTVTAGSTQGVINTGEIAKLKIPLPPTTSEQTAIADALSDADALIQSLEKLIAKKRAIKQGAMQELLKPKKDWVKKKFGEVADNNKKWSFTGGPFGSNLKSSDYTEDGIRIIQLQNIGDGRFINDYAIFTSENKADELISCNIYPGDIILSKMGDPVARACIVPDFHHRYLMCSDGIRLSVDKKVNHPYFIYTYINSPIFRMLAENASTGSTRKRIGLNELRNLELVIPPIAEQTRIATILSDMDAEIAALEAKLVKYKQIKQGMMQNLLTGRIRLVWVM from the coding sequence TTGATTGCGCGCCATGGTAGTTCTGGTAATGCTGTTATGGTACCCAATTCTATTAATGAAGCCAATACCTTGAATATTGTTATAATCAGAACTGATATTAAGAGAGTAAATAGTATATTTGCAGTATATATTATTAATTCTTACACAGTTAAAAACCAAGTACTGACGGTTACAGCGGGTTCGACACAAGGAGTAATAAACACTGGAGAAATTGCTAAACTTAAAATCCCCCTTCCTCCAACCACTTCTGAACAAACAGCCATTGCCGATGCCTTAAGTGATGCTGATGCGCTAATACAGTCTTTGGAAAAACTCATCGCTAAAAAACGGGCCATTAAGCAGGGTGCCATGCAGGAATTACTCAAACCCAAAAAGGATTGGGTGAAGAAGAAGTTTGGAGAGGTAGCAGATAACAATAAAAAATGGAGTTTTACAGGTGGGCCTTTTGGTTCCAATTTAAAGTCTTCAGACTATACAGAGGATGGTATTAGGATAATTCAGTTACAAAATATAGGTGACGGTCGTTTTATCAATGACTATGCAATATTTACTTCGGAAAATAAGGCTGATGAGCTTATCAGCTGCAATATATACCCAGGTGATATTATTCTTTCAAAAATGGGCGATCCCGTTGCTAGAGCCTGTATAGTTCCAGATTTTCATCACCGTTATTTAATGTGTTCGGATGGTATCCGGCTATCAGTGGATAAAAAAGTTAATCATCCATATTTTATTTACACATATATAAATTCACCAATATTTAGAATGTTAGCCGAAAATGCAAGTACTGGGTCAACTAGAAAAAGAATTGGACTAAACGAGCTTAGAAATCTTGAGTTAGTTATACCGCCAATTGCCGAACAAACCCGCATCGCCACCATCCTTTCCGACATGGATGCGGAAATAGCTGCCCTTGAAGCCAAGCTTGTCAAATACAAACAAATCAAACAGGGCATGATGCAAAACCTCTTAACCGGGAGGATTAGACTGGTATGGGTAATGTAG
- a CDS encoding type I restriction-modification system subunit M, which produces MAIKKSELYSSLWSSCDELRGGMDAGQYKDYVLVMLFIKYISDKYADKPFSPITVPRGASFKDMVELKGKSTIGDDINKKIIEPIANANKLSGMPDFNDVTKLGSGKEMVDRLTNLVAIFERKELDFSKNRADGDDILGDAYEYLMRHFATESGKSKGQFYTPAEVSRVIAKIIGINSSNSTASTTAYDPTCGSGSLLLKVADEAEKNISLYGQEKDSTTAVLARMNMILHDNPSAEIEQGNTLTTPRFLNKNDDLKQFDYVVANPPFSDKRWGNGLVTNNDVYGRFEGFGIPPAKNGDYAYLLHIIRSLKSGKGKGACILPHGVLFRGNAEAEIRKNIIKRGYIKGIIGLPANLFYGTGIPACIIVLDKENASGRKGIFMIDASRGFMKDGNKNRLRSMDIHKIVDVFNKQLEIEKYSRMVPFKEIEENEYNLNIPRYIDSQEAEDIQDIEAHLLGGIPNADIDALNDYWEVYPKLRKTLFKKGPREKCSSLKVKQDAVKQTIFEHPEFMAYTAKMNELFSRWKNKSTQTLKEMRPGLKPKEIIFEFSGNLLAQYADQTLVSKYDVYQHLMDYWAEVMQDDCYLISAGGWKAETYRILVKNKQNKTVDKGWDCDLIPKELVINRYFYNEKEAVEALEAEKETIAGQLAELEEEHSGEEGCFAELEKVNKSNVQARLKEIKGDKDAKEEIKVLKTYLDLVSKQADVNKKIKEAKAELDEKLYAKYPTLTEKEIKTLVVDDKWMAAIEKNIKTELDRISQRLAQRIKELAERYETPLPVMNDEVKELEQKVTAHLERMGFAWK; this is translated from the coding sequence TTTTCCCCCATTACCGTACCCAGGGGTGCAAGTTTTAAAGATATGGTGGAACTAAAAGGTAAGTCCACCATTGGTGACGATATCAACAAAAAAATAATCGAACCCATTGCCAACGCCAATAAACTGTCGGGCATGCCAGACTTTAATGATGTAACAAAACTTGGCAGCGGCAAGGAAATGGTTGATCGACTGACCAACTTAGTTGCAATATTTGAGCGCAAAGAACTTGATTTTAGTAAAAACCGTGCCGATGGTGATGATATTCTGGGCGATGCCTATGAATATTTAATGCGCCACTTTGCCACCGAAAGCGGCAAGAGCAAAGGACAGTTCTATACCCCGGCGGAGGTCAGCAGGGTTATTGCCAAAATTATTGGCATAAACAGTTCAAATAGCACTGCATCCACCACTGCGTACGACCCAACCTGTGGTTCCGGTTCATTACTTTTAAAAGTAGCTGATGAAGCAGAAAAAAATATTTCACTTTATGGCCAAGAAAAGGACTCCACCACGGCGGTCTTGGCCCGCATGAATATGATTCTACACGATAATCCTTCGGCCGAAATCGAGCAGGGAAACACCCTAACCACTCCTCGATTTTTAAATAAAAATGATGATCTTAAACAATTTGACTACGTGGTTGCCAATCCGCCCTTCAGTGATAAGCGTTGGGGTAATGGATTAGTTACTAACAATGATGTATATGGAAGATTTGAAGGCTTTGGTATACCACCGGCCAAAAATGGTGACTATGCCTACCTGCTGCACATAATTCGCTCGCTAAAAAGCGGTAAAGGGAAAGGGGCCTGCATTTTGCCCCACGGTGTATTATTCAGGGGTAATGCCGAGGCCGAGATAAGAAAGAACATCATTAAAAGAGGATATATCAAAGGAATCATCGGACTGCCCGCCAACCTTTTTTATGGCACCGGTATTCCCGCCTGTATAATTGTACTTGATAAGGAGAACGCTTCCGGCCGTAAAGGTATTTTTATGATTGATGCCAGCAGGGGTTTTATGAAAGATGGCAATAAAAACCGCCTGCGCAGCATGGATATACATAAGATTGTGGATGTGTTTAATAAACAACTGGAGATAGAAAAGTATTCCCGGATGGTACCTTTCAAAGAGATTGAAGAGAACGAATACAACCTGAATATCCCCCGCTACATCGACAGCCAGGAGGCTGAAGATATTCAGGATATCGAAGCACATCTGTTGGGCGGTATACCCAATGCCGATATTGATGCGCTAAATGACTACTGGGAAGTTTACCCTAAACTCAGAAAGACACTGTTCAAAAAAGGCCCCCGGGAAAAGTGCTCCTCCTTAAAAGTAAAACAGGATGCAGTTAAGCAAACGATATTTGAACACCCGGAATTTATGGCCTATACGGCAAAGATGAACGAGCTGTTTTCCCGGTGGAAAAACAAAAGCACCCAAACCCTTAAGGAAATGCGGCCCGGGCTAAAACCCAAAGAAATTATATTTGAGTTCTCTGGGAACTTGCTGGCCCAATATGCGGACCAAACCCTTGTGTCAAAATATGATGTCTACCAGCATTTAATGGATTACTGGGCCGAAGTGATGCAGGATGATTGCTACCTAATCTCCGCCGGTGGCTGGAAAGCAGAAACCTACCGCATACTGGTAAAAAACAAGCAGAATAAAACAGTGGACAAGGGTTGGGACTGCGACCTGATACCCAAGGAACTGGTGATCAACCGCTACTTTTATAATGAAAAAGAAGCGGTTGAAGCGCTGGAAGCGGAAAAAGAAACCATTGCCGGGCAGCTTGCAGAATTGGAAGAAGAGCACAGCGGTGAGGAAGGCTGCTTTGCCGAACTGGAAAAGGTAAACAAAAGTAATGTACAGGCCCGCTTGAAAGAGATCAAGGGGGATAAAGATGCCAAGGAAGAAATCAAGGTATTAAAAACCTACCTCGACTTAGTCAGCAAACAGGCGGATGTTAATAAGAAGATTAAAGAGGCTAAAGCCGAACTGGATGAAAAGCTATATGCCAAATACCCAACCCTTACTGAGAAGGAAATCAAAACCCTGGTGGTGGATGATAAATGGATGGCTGCCATTGAAAAGAACATCAAAACGGAACTCGATAGAATCAGCCAGCGGTTGGCTCAGCGGATAAAGGAACTGGCGGAACGGTATGAAACACCGCTGCCGGTTATGAATGATGAAGTAAAAGAGTTGGAACAGAAAGTCACCGCTCACCTCGAAAGGATGGGGTTTGCATGGAAGTAA
- a CDS encoding type I restriction endonuclease subunit R → MGNVGQVERKTQNRVVKLFIDQLKYTYLGNWEERQDNSNIEEGLLTKYLKKKGYNKTLITKALHQLRVTANNHNESLYINNKELYKLLRYGVQVKAEVGKNYETVHLIDWQHPSKNHFAIAEEVTVHGQKDKRPDIVLYVNGIAIGVIELKRSTVSIGDGIRQSIVNQKKEFIGQFFSTIQFIFAGNDSEGLRYGTVGTPEKFFLRWKEDIKDNSLLQLDKYLIKMCNKKRITELMHDFVLFDGGIKKLPRVHQYFGIKAVQKHIRKREGGIIWHTQGSGKSIVMVLLAKWILENNPNARVAVITDRDELDKQIERVFNDAGEPIKRTSSGRDLMAQLSRATPRLLCSLVHKFGKKDVGNFEEFIKELASQPSQAVGELFVFVDEYHRTQSGKLHRTMKAMLPNAVFIGFTGTPLLKKDKQTSLEVFGKYIHTYKFNEAVEDKVVLDLVYEARDIDQRITSPKRIDDWFNSKTKGLNDFQKAELRKKWGTMQKVLSSKSRMDKVVNDIIFDFNVKPQLKSERGNAILVASSIYEACRYYELFQSTHLKGKCAVVTSYNPNTRDITTEDTGANTETAKEYIYNTYVELLKDVSAKPGKSKTETYEDRVKEKFVKEPAKMRLLIVVDKLLTGFDAPSCTYLYIDKSMQDHGLFQAICRVNRLDAEDKQFGYIVDYKDLFKKVENAVAVYTSELDCDNFEKTECDVLLQDRIKKGRQRLDEAIEQLELLCEPVEPPKGTLEHIRYFCGNTEVPEELKAKEVQRTALYKGTVAFIRAYANIADGLEAAGYTESEIKYTKERLDHYLKLREEIRRASGETLDLKTYEADMRHLIDNYIQADDPQNISVFGDMSLIELIVNTGIAAAIGSLPKGIKNNKEAVAETIENNIRSKIIKEHLIDPAFYEEMSVLLNTIIKERKEKAISYKEYLKKIAELAKKVQQGKGESTPEVLNTPAKRVLYNNLGEDTNLAMKVHETVLEYRPDGWRGNDAKEMIIKYRLFEVLQDADEVERIFPIIKEQGEY, encoded by the coding sequence ATGGGTAATGTAGGACAAGTGGAACGAAAAACTCAAAACCGGGTTGTCAAACTCTTTATCGACCAACTGAAATACACCTACCTTGGCAACTGGGAAGAGCGCCAGGACAACAGCAATATTGAGGAAGGGTTATTAACCAAATATCTCAAGAAAAAAGGCTACAATAAAACCCTCATTACCAAGGCGCTGCATCAACTGCGGGTAACTGCCAACAACCACAACGAAAGCCTTTACATCAACAATAAAGAATTATATAAACTACTGCGCTATGGTGTGCAGGTAAAGGCTGAAGTGGGCAAAAATTATGAGACGGTGCATCTCATTGACTGGCAGCACCCGTCAAAGAATCACTTTGCCATTGCCGAAGAGGTAACGGTCCACGGGCAGAAGGACAAACGCCCGGACATTGTACTTTATGTCAACGGCATTGCCATCGGTGTCATTGAGCTAAAACGCAGCACGGTATCCATTGGAGATGGCATCCGCCAGAGTATCGTTAATCAAAAGAAAGAGTTTATCGGGCAGTTTTTTTCCACCATCCAGTTTATCTTTGCCGGCAATGACAGTGAAGGTTTGCGTTACGGCACCGTTGGCACACCGGAAAAGTTTTTTCTCCGGTGGAAAGAGGATATAAAAGACAATAGTCTTTTGCAGCTGGATAAATATTTAATCAAGATGTGCAATAAAAAGCGCATTACTGAGCTTATGCATGATTTTGTACTCTTTGACGGAGGCATTAAAAAACTACCCAGGGTGCACCAATACTTTGGCATTAAGGCTGTCCAAAAACATATCCGCAAGCGTGAAGGTGGTATTATCTGGCATACCCAGGGGAGCGGCAAGAGCATTGTTATGGTGCTTTTGGCCAAGTGGATATTGGAAAACAACCCCAATGCCCGGGTTGCGGTAATCACCGACCGGGACGAACTGGATAAACAGATTGAACGGGTGTTTAATGACGCCGGGGAACCAATAAAACGAACATCTAGCGGTAGGGATTTGATGGCCCAACTTTCCCGGGCCACTCCCCGGTTGCTCTGTTCCCTGGTGCATAAATTCGGCAAAAAAGATGTAGGTAACTTTGAAGAATTTATCAAGGAATTGGCAAGCCAACCCTCCCAAGCAGTGGGTGAGCTGTTTGTTTTTGTGGACGAGTACCACCGCACCCAGAGCGGGAAATTACACCGGACAATGAAGGCCATGCTGCCCAATGCGGTATTTATTGGCTTTACCGGCACACCGTTATTGAAGAAAGACAAACAAACCAGCCTAGAGGTATTTGGGAAATATATCCATACATATAAGTTTAATGAAGCCGTTGAGGATAAAGTGGTGCTGGATTTGGTTTACGAGGCCCGTGATATTGACCAGCGGATAACTTCACCCAAACGTATTGACGATTGGTTTAACAGCAAAACAAAAGGGTTGAACGACTTCCAAAAGGCAGAACTCCGCAAAAAATGGGGTACCATGCAAAAGGTTTTAAGTTCAAAATCCCGCATGGATAAAGTGGTCAATGACATAATTTTCGATTTTAATGTAAAACCGCAGCTTAAATCGGAAAGGGGTAATGCTATTCTGGTGGCATCCAGTATTTATGAGGCCTGCCGCTATTATGAGCTATTTCAGAGCACCCACTTAAAGGGCAAGTGTGCGGTGGTTACTTCATATAATCCAAACACCCGGGACATTACCACCGAGGATACCGGTGCCAACACTGAAACCGCCAAGGAGTACATCTATAACACTTATGTTGAGCTACTAAAGGACGTATCCGCCAAGCCAGGTAAGTCAAAAACAGAAACCTATGAAGACCGGGTAAAAGAGAAGTTCGTAAAAGAACCGGCCAAAATGCGTCTTTTAATAGTGGTGGATAAATTGTTAACCGGTTTTGATGCCCCCAGCTGTACTTATCTTTACATCGATAAATCAATGCAGGACCACGGTTTGTTTCAGGCCATCTGCCGGGTAAACAGGTTGGATGCAGAGGACAAACAGTTTGGCTACATTGTGGACTACAAAGACCTTTTTAAGAAGGTTGAAAATGCAGTGGCTGTTTATACTTCGGAACTGGACTGCGATAATTTTGAAAAAACCGAATGCGATGTTTTACTGCAAGATAGAATTAAAAAAGGCCGCCAGCGTCTTGATGAAGCCATTGAACAGCTTGAACTGCTCTGTGAACCGGTGGAACCGCCCAAAGGAACCTTGGAACACATCCGTTACTTCTGCGGTAATACCGAGGTTCCCGAGGAATTAAAGGCTAAGGAAGTACAGAGGACAGCGTTGTACAAAGGGACGGTCGCCTTTATCCGGGCCTATGCCAACATTGCCGATGGCCTGGAGGCAGCGGGTTACACAGAATCGGAAATTAAGTATACTAAAGAGCGGTTGGATCATTACTTAAAACTGCGGGAAGAGATACGCAGGGCCAGCGGCGAAACCCTCGACCTGAAAACCTATGAAGCAGATATGCGTCATTTAATCGACAATTACATACAGGCCGACGATCCGCAAAACATATCCGTCTTTGGTGATATGTCATTAATTGAACTGATAGTAAATACAGGCATTGCAGCGGCTATCGGTAGCTTACCAAAGGGCATTAAAAACAATAAAGAAGCGGTAGCCGAGACCATAGAAAATAACATCAGAAGCAAGATTATTAAGGAGCATTTGATTGACCCGGCATTTTATGAAGAGATGTCGGTGCTGCTAAATACAATTATCAAAGAGCGCAAAGAAAAAGCCATCAGTTACAAAGAATATCTAAAGAAGATTGCCGAACTGGCGAAAAAAGTACAGCAGGGTAAAGGCGAGAGCACACCGGAAGTGCTAAATACTCCGGCCAAAAGGGTGCTTTATAATAACTTGGGTGAAGATACCAATTTAGCCATGAAAGTTCACGAAACTGTACTGGAGTACCGTCCCGACGGGTGGCGAGGGAACGACGCCAAAGAAATGATTATTAAATACAGGCTTTTCGAAGTATTACAGGATGCGGACGAGGTTGAAAGAATATTTCCTATTATAAAGGAGCAGGGTGAATATTGA
- a CDS encoding M48 family metallopeptidase, giving the protein MVQLQLGDIIIDVEQKNIKNIHLSVYPPDGRVRISAPKRMDLDIIRVYVLSKLKWIKKQQAKFINQDREAPREFISRESHYFRGKRYLLKVVEHKAPPKIELQHSTIVMYIRPGTPTEKRQRILDEWYRAQLKIAVPQLIEKWEKKMNVKVNEFGIKKMKTRWGTCNPNAKRIWLNLELAKKPPEYLEYIVVHEMVHLLERKHNDIFTAYMDKFMPKWRYYKDGLNRLPVKHEKWNY; this is encoded by the coding sequence ATGGTACAACTGCAGCTTGGTGATATCATCATAGATGTTGAGCAAAAAAATATTAAGAATATCCACCTCAGTGTGTACCCGCCGGATGGTAGAGTTCGGATTTCTGCACCCAAAAGAATGGACTTGGACATCATCCGGGTCTATGTCCTTTCAAAATTAAAGTGGATTAAAAAACAACAGGCTAAATTTATAAACCAGGATAGAGAAGCACCCAGGGAATTTATCAGTAGAGAGAGTCACTACTTCAGAGGAAAGCGTTATCTGCTTAAAGTGGTGGAACATAAGGCACCGCCTAAAATTGAGTTGCAGCATAGTACAATTGTAATGTATATCCGACCGGGAACACCCACCGAAAAGCGTCAAAGGATATTAGATGAATGGTATCGTGCTCAATTAAAAATTGCTGTACCCCAACTCATTGAAAAATGGGAAAAGAAAATGAACGTAAAGGTAAATGAATTCGGTATCAAGAAAATGAAAACCAGATGGGGTACCTGTAATCCTAATGCTAAACGAATCTGGCTAAACTTAGAACTAGCTAAAAAGCCTCCAGAGTATTTGGAATATATTGTGGTTCATGAAATGGTTCATCTGTTGGAGAGAAAGCACAATGACATTTTTACAGCTTATATGGATAAATTCATGCCCAAATGGCGCTATTATAAAGATGGTTTAAATCGATTGCCGGTAAAACATGAAAAATGGAATTATTGA